The genomic region ATAGAACGATTTTCCTTGCTCCTTGAAAGCTTTCTTAGCCGTGCGGCTATCAcgcttcttcgccaaagTTTCGGCCTTCTTCGAAGCACGAGCCTCGTCATTGCGAGCTTGGGCACGGCGCTTTTCGGCGGCATATGGATCGAGCTTCTCCAACGCCTCAACGTTACGAATAGCATTTTGCTTGGGAGCGTATTCCTTCTGTCCAGGTTTGGCGGGGTTGACGACACTCTGTACTTCATCGGAGTTGATGATACGGGCCAAGTCGGCGTTGGTCATGGCTGCTTGGGGGATGCGCTTGCCATTTTCTCCGTAAATAATGTCcagctcttccaaagcagcctGAGACCAGATGCAGAATCGTCCCATGTGACCACCCGGGGCTAGCTGCAAAAGGTTCAGTCGGTCAACACAGCATAGCTCTACGCCGGGAAGATTGCGGAAGGCCTGTTCCACGCCATCGTTCGATTTGTAGATAACGAGAGGTCCACGGCGGAGGGTGTAACGACGATTACGCATCTTACCCTTACCGGCACGGATTTGCTTCGATTCTCCCGCTTTTTCGACATCATCCAAGGCACCAATGGCGGAGAGGATGTCTTTCGCGGCCGAGGTCTTCTTGGCAGACTCAACGGCGTTTTCCACAACGAGGGGAATTTCCGgaacgttgtcgacgacATGCCCACGGGACATCACAAGAGCCGGGACGGCGGTGGCAGCTAGGGCAGAAGCAACGGCATAACGCTTCTGCGAAATGTTGATCTTCTTATTCCACTTGCGCCAGGTCTTGGTGGGGTCGAACATGCGTCCACCACGGCACATGTTACCAAAGGCACCCTGTCCAGAACGGGAAGTACCACCTCCACCAACACGAGGAATACGGGCGACAGCACGTCCAGTACCCCAAGACGACGCGACAACTTGCTTTCCGGCGCGAATGTTAACAGCGTACGCCTGACGATGGTTCTTGTTCATGTTGGTGTGCACAAACTGAACGATATCCGGGCGCAGAGGAGCCGTCATTACAGCAGGAAGACTCACATCTCCGGACTTGTCACCGGAGAGAGAAAAGACGCTGACGAGAGGACGGGCGGTCATGGTTTCTGGTTTGCTAGATTGTTGTGAAGGCGCATATAGCAGATGCTCGATGTAAAACGGGGCGTGAGACGGCATACCATACACCACACTTCACCTATTTACTGTAAATCCAGAAAATAGAAAAAACGGTAAGAGGTAAAGCCTCAGCGGTCGGAAACAGACGTTCGGTGACGTAGTTCTCAAGATCCTAAACTTTACACGGGAACGGAAACGAATGAAAATGTGCCCCGGAAGTATCGCCACACCCGCAAAAAGAGCGCTTCACCATGACAGTCGTAGGGTATCGCGCCTTTCGTTGTCGATGTGAACAATACGCTCGGAGATGCCATGTTAGTCAGGTGCAGTTCCACAATACTTCTATTTCTGACCGTGAAGAGTCGTGCCTATTCGAAGCCATTGTATAGTCCTCCTGAACGAACTGTAGTCTTGCTGTATCACAAACCAATCAATGTGGTAACAACACATGCGGCGAACGATGTGAAGGGACGCATGAATGTGTACGACGATGTTTTATCCATGAAGGGATTTTCTGGTTGGAATCATGTCGGTAAAAGTGCTGACCGGGAGCGCACTCCCGCATCGTTCGCCGAAGCAACCCAGATCCGTTCCAAACTGCACGCCATTGGCAGGTTAGATGCCGAAACAACAGGTCTACTTCTCCTCACGAACGATGGTGGTCTCGTCCATCATGTAACCAACAAAGATTCAGTATCGCATCAGCATCATGGAAACCCCGTGTTCAAAACGTACGAAGCTCTCGTGATGGGTTTTTACGACAACCATTCACCGTTGTTGGAAAAAATGCGTACGCAGGGTGTAAACATTGGTGATAAGTATGGAGGAACAACCCGTCCCGTAGATGAGCTGATAGTAAAGACGAATCCGACGTTGAAATCGACTCTTGTTTCGTTGACCATTTGTGAAGGGAAGAATCGTCAAATTCGACGAATGTTCCATGCCCTTGGCTCCGGAGTGATACGACTGTGCCGAACACAGATTGGGCGAAGCTTGACACTGTCGAGTGTTCCAATGGCAGGGCAATGGCGAATCCTGACCGAAAAGGAGGTTGAGACTGCTTTGGATTGGAGGCCACGGTACATTGGAGAGGTTTCTGCTCTCAGTCGAGCAGGAAAAACAACGAAGGCTGTCACTGGGACTTCCCGTAgacggaaaagaagcaaTTTTTGACCCCATGTATACCAGATACGGTGCCCTAATTTATTTACGGCTGACGTTTAAAGACTTGCACTTACTCAAGTCGAAGCACAATCATCTCCAAATTGGGTCCCACCCTCAGGAATTTATGTTTTTTTGTAGTCGCAGAATAAATTTAAGTAGGGCACGTGGTGGAAGCGCATTCTCACCCAGGTGTAAGGAACTACGCCACAGTTCATCGGATCCATTTAAAGTACACCCATATCTAATCTGGAATAGAACAACCATGCGAAACTTCAATAAACCGTTTTTATCCCCTTCTAGGCTTGTACAAACTCAATAGACTCAAGGGTATTACAAGCTGCTCACAAAAAATAGTCCAATGTTCTTGAACTCTTGTGCCAACTTTCGTCTCGCGGGGCAGGATCAAATTGCGAACTGCCGAAATGAAGAAGACATGCGTTAGAATACTAGCACAATCAGAATATGGTTACAAAGAGCAATTCAAATCGCAAGCACTTACAATCTGCAGTGATCGTGGACGGTGTCTTTATTGGTCTGGTCGACGGTATCGTCAACTTCCATAATTGCCGCCTGATTTCCACACCGATAGCAGTAGTTCGGTGCCGAAAAGACAGTGACGACACTTCGATTATGCTGCCATTGGTAACCCTCCATGACGAGTTGATGCGCGCGAGCAATAAAGTGGAGACCATTTATGTGCGTGAATTGTTCCGTAATGTCTTGACCAAAGGTGTAACCAGCACCTCGCGGAGATATACCCCAGCCACAGCTGCAGTAAATGAGTTGGTGCATTGTTAGAAAGGAACTCAAACACTGTATCTAGCTCATATAACAATACGTACCGGTCATCGGGGTCGGACCACACAAGGTCACACATGGGACCTTCGTGAGGAACTTCCTGGACTCGATCAAGCTCGCGGGCGTGATCCAATGTATCGATCGAGGGTGAAAGTCCGCCATGCAAGCAGAAAATGCGGTCGGATACAACCGCAGTCATGGGTAAATAATCGAACGTATCGGTGAAATACTTCCACACATTAGCGTTTCCATATTTCCGGAGGCATTCATCGTAAAATCCGTACACCTGCGTAATTTGACGACTCTCATGGTTACCTCGCAGAATTGTTATACGGCTACGGTAGCGAACCTTCAAAGCCATGAGCAAGGTAACTGTCTCGAGGGAATAATAGCCGCGGTCCACGTAATCTCCCATGAAAAGATAGTTTGTTTCTGGACAGGCTCCGCCAATACGGAAAAGCTCCGCCAAATCATAGAATTGGCCATGGATGTCCCCACAAACAGTTACGGGAGCAGTAACAGGCTGCACATTCGATTCGTCTCGCAAGATCTCTTTTGCCTACGAGAAAGATCGTGGAAATATTGAAAACGGATGAGAAATGCAGGCATAGACAGGACAGCAAAGTCATAGATCGAAAGAAAAACATCACGTGCAGTTGGCCTTCCTCTAGCTGTCCCGTTGACCAACTTCCATCATCTGATGCAGAGCCTTGTGATTGCTTCCGATCATCGTCGCTCACTACCGTACCCCACACGCAAGCAATGAAATGGGTCAGGCCAAAATCGGAAATCGTACCTTTTCGCACAGAGCCTTGACTTCGTTCTCTGTCAATGTGTTTCCTTCCCGAAGCCGCTCGATATGTTCGTCGATTTTTGCAGTATCAAGGGACATGTTGTCTTATGGCTCAAACTCCGGGTAGTACAGGACCCTTGAATACAACTGGTATCAATGCCTCAGATGTTGCTGTGTAGCCAAGAAAGGCACGTCGTGCTGTGCGACcacctaactgtaaaccgGAAACGAGCCGCAAACGATTAGCTGAGGGGGAACCAATCTACGAACCAAGGCCACACTGTACTTCATAAGAAAACCGGGTGCTCTGTACCAAATCCGGGTACTACCGTTTTACATAGATAGAAGCGTTCTTTCGAAACGGCGGGTCGCACACAGACGGGATCCACCCaccctccttttcttccacgcGGAGAGATGTCGATCGATCGAGTAAGGGAAAACGATTACCAAGTAACATCCATCACTTGCCTCTTTCTTCGTCCACCTTTCTCTCTGTGGCTGTTGGATCTACTCGTACAATCTTCGAGATAGCGCATGTGTTTTGATCGCTCCTTGGCTTTTTAGAAACCATCTTTTCCATATTTCTGCACGGATGAAGCCGATCCATCACGTTTTTGTTCTAGCCCTCGTCGCGTTGTTTTCCACGCGGGTGGCGTCCTTTTCCCCGGCACTGCGGTCGGTAGGGAGCGCTGGACCAACCTTTGTTTCAGCCCCATGTCGAGCATACATCACCGAGCTTCATATGTCGTCGACTGAAAAGGCAAAAACGACCAAGAAAGGTATTCTGGTCAAGGACCGAACCGAGACGTTGCCTGAAgaacaaaaaagaaaggaagaaatgTGGCGTGTCGTACTGCACAACGACGAAGTCCATACGTTCAATTATGTGATTCGCTCGCTCTGTAAGGTAATTGGAACACTGGATCGAAAAGCTGCTTTCGAAATTTGCGTACAAACACATGGCATTGGCAAAGCGACCATCACCAAAACATGGAAGAAGCAAGCGGAACAGCACTGCCTAGGACTGCAACGGCAAGGATTGACTGTCAGCATTTCGCCAGATGAAGACTTTGACGGTGGACACTCAGGAGGAGGTCTGTAATTACGACTCTGGTCTTGCTAAATATCCTATTCTGCCGCTTGAAATTTACTAGAGTAGAAACGCAACCAAAGTACTCATGAAAAAACAATTAAACATCAATCACAACTGTGTCCGTGAATTCCGATCCGTTTACCGAATCGGACTCTTCTCTTTTTGTACCCCCAATCATGACTCGTGAATCATTCATAACATCTACATTTGGTGCGAGGATCTTGAGATACCGGTCAAAATAGAGACTTTGCTTCACCAGCAACCCAAACTCTCGAGGTAGCTTCAGGCCATTCTTCTCtgtaaaaagaaaaatgagtgagaaaactaacagtaagaagAGCAAAGAAAGTAACTTTTAGGTTTCTCATTTCGCACCTGTTACTTCAACTAGTTCAAGGAGCAGATCTGTACCCTCGCCCTCGTCCACGTTGAGCTGCCCTTGAAGAATACCATCCTGGTGTGCAGTGACAGTCATTTCTGGCTGCACAGTATTCATTCGATCTAGCACACGCTGGATGTCTTTTCCAAATTGATTCGTATCCACATCTTTACCTGCCGCTCCCATGTTGCAAAGGGCAATAGCCATCCCCTCAGAATCACCGACAACCAAGGCCGCTGACAACTCGTTCACAGAGCGAAACACCTTTTCGCTGATCCGCCCTACAATACCGAAATCAATGAATCCGACCCGTCCGTCGTTGAGCAGTAACAAATTTCCAGCATGTACATCCGCGTGAAACCAAGGCATTGCTGTGACAGAGAGGCTCCAAATATTCAGAGCAGTAATAATTACGTCCGTTCCCATTTGAGGATTCTTGGTGACTTTTCCCATTGTGTTTTCATCCAAAAGACTAACACCATTGAGTCTCTCCATTGTCAATACTTTCTTTGTTGTGAAAGCCGGGTACACAAACGGAGCTGTTGCCTGCTTTGTTAGTCCCTTGTCTTGAATAAATCTTCTGAACTCTATTGTATTTTGTGcctctttttcaaaatcaagtTCTTCAAGCATAGACGAACGAATATCTCCAGCAATTGCCGCTAGAGATGTTCGTTCCCAGTCAGGGAGGAAGAATTCTAGAATCCTAGCAGCAACATAAATGAAACCAAGGTCAGCTTTGAGACTTTCGTCGATGCGCGGCTTTTGTACCTTGAGGACGACGTCTTCTCCAGTTCTTAGTCTTGCAACGTGGACCTGAGCAATACTAGCGGAGGCAAGAGGTTTGCTGTTGACGTATTGGAAATTCTTTGAAATAGGCCCTAGCTCGTCCTCAATAACTTTCTTGATTATTGGCCAAGGTAGAGATTCTGTCTGGTCCAAACATTTCTGGAATTCCAATACGTATTCTCTTGGGAAAATAGTCGGACTGCTTGCAATGAACTGGCCTAGCTTGATGTAGGTAGCACCCATTCGCTCAAAAAGGGTTCGGAGAACGGCCGCCGGAGAGATGGTTTCAGGCCCTTGGGCCAACTTGGGCAGGAACTCCTGGGCTGTTGTGGCGAAGGCACGATATGCTTGCATAGTTCTGGCAGGTCCAGCACGGGGACCGGCATCAACTGCAGCTCGGAGCACATCTTTTATCAGACTAAACGTTTCTTCCTGGGTGCGATCACGGACGCTTTTCTGTACACGCCGGCTCCCGCTACCTCCATTCTCTGAAAAAGCCATCGATAGAGGGTCGACAAAACACCTTTTTGATTGCTTGTCCACCACAAACG from Phaeodactylum tricornutum CCAP 1055/1 PHATR_bd_1x2 genomic scaffold, whole genome shotgun sequence harbors:
- a CDS encoding predicted protein, with product MLVRCSSTILLFLTVKSRAYSKPLYSPPERTVVLLYHKPINVVTTHAANDVKGRMNVYDDVLSMKGFSGWNHVGKSADRERTPASFAEATQIRSKLHAIGRLDAETTGLLLLTNDGGLVHHVTNKDSVSHQHHGNPVFKTYEALVMGFYDNHSPLLEKMRTQGVNIGDKYGGTTRPVDELIVKTNPTLKSTLVSLTICEGKNRQIRRMFHALGSGVIRLCRTQIGRSLTLSSVPMAGQWRILTEKEVETALDWRPRYIGEVSALSRAGKTTKAVTGTSRRRKRSNF
- a CDS encoding predicted protein, whose protein sequence is MAFSENGGSGSRRVQKSVRDRTQEETFSLIKDVLRAAVDAGPRAGPARTMQAYRAFATTAQEFLPKLAQGPETISPAAVLRTLFERMGATYIKLGQFIASSPTIFPREYVLEFQKCLDQTESLPWPIIKKVIEDELGPISKNFQYVNSKPLASASIAQVHVARLRTGEDVVLKVQKPRIDESLKADLGFIYVAARILEFFLPDWERTSLAAIAGDIRSSMLEELDFEKEAQNTIEFRRFIQDKGLTKQATAPFVYPAFTTKKVLTMERLNGVSLLDENTMGKVTKNPQMGTDVIITALNIWSLSVTAMPWFHADVHAGNLLLLNDGRVGFIDFGIVGRISEKVFRSVNELSAALVVGDSEGMAIALCNMGAAGKDVDTNQFGKDIQRVLDRMNTVQPEMTVTAHQDGILQGQLNVDEGEGTDLLLELVEVTEKNGLKLPREFGLLVKQSLYFDRYLKILAPNVDVMNDSRVMIGGTKREESDSVNGSEFTDTVVIDV
- a CDS encoding predicted protein, producing the protein ETLPEEQKRKEEMWRVVLHNDEVHTFNYVIRSLCKVIGTLDRKAAFEICVQTHGIGKATITKTWKKQAEQHCLGLQRQGLTVSISPD
- a CDS encoding predicted protein encodes the protein MSLDTAKIDEHIERLREGNTLTENEVKALCEKAKEILRDESNVQPVTAPVTVCGDIHGQFYDLAELFRIGGACPETNYLFMGDYVDRGYYSLETVTLLMALKVRYRSRITILRGNHESRQITQVYGFYDECLRKYGNANVWKYFTDTFDYLPMTAVVSDRIFCLHGGLSPSIDTLDHARELDRVQEVPHEGPMCDLVWSDPDDRCGWGISPRGAGYTFGQDITEQFTHINGLHFIARAHQLVMEGYQWQHNRSVVTVFSAPNYCYRCGNQAAIMEVDDTVDQTNKDTVHDHCRFSQFDPAPRDESWHKSSRTLDYFL
- a CDS encoding predicted protein, with product MTARPLVSVFSLSGDKSGDVSLPAVMTAPLRPDIVQFVHTNMNKNHRQAYAVNIRAGKQVVASSWGTGRAVARIPRVGGGGTSRSGQGAFGNMCRGGRMFDPTKTWRKWNKKINISQKRYAVASALAATAVPALVMSRGHVVDNVPEIPLVVENAVESAKKTSAAKDILSAIGALDDVEKAGESKQIRAGKGKMRNRRYTLRRGPLVIYKSNDGVEQAFRNLPGVELCCVDRLNLLQLAPGGHMGRFCIWSQAALEELDIIYGENGKRIPQAAMTNADLARIINSDEVQSVVNPAKPGQKEYAPKQNAIRNVEALEKLDPYAAEKRRRNFGEEA